From the genome of Lotus japonicus ecotype B-129 chromosome 6, LjGifu_v1.2, one region includes:
- the LOC130723400 gene encoding mitotic spindle checkpoint protein MAD2: MAARTVTKDIITLRGSASIVSEFFGYAANSILYNRGVYPEESFVKVKKYGLPMLLTEDEGVKSFISNLTAQLSEWLESGKLQRVVLVIMSKATGEVLERWNFSIETDSEVVEKSVSREKSDKEIMREIQAIMRQIASSITYLPCLDESCVFDVLAYTDTDVAVPFTWIESDPKLIENPQMVKLHSFDTKIHKVDTLVSYKNDEWDEQ, from the exons ATGGCCGCAAGAACAGTTACCAAAGACATTATCACCCTTCGTGGTTCCGCATCAATCGTCAGCGAGTTCTTCG GATATGCAGCCAACag CATCCTTTACAACCGTGGAGTTTATCCAGAAGAGAGCTTTGTGAAGGTGAAGAAATATGGCCTCCCCATGTTGCTTACTGAAGATGAGGGTGTCAAGTCTTTTATCTCCAATCTAACTGCTCAACTCTCTG AATGGCTTGAATCTGGCAAGTTACAGAGGGTTGTCCTTGTTATAATGAGCAAGGCCACAGGTGAAGTCCTTGAAAGGTGGAACTTTAGCATTGAGACTGATAGTGAGGTTGTTGAGAAGAG TGTGTCGAGGGAAAAGAGTGACAAGGAAATCATGAGAGAGATACAAGCGATTATGAGGCAGATTGCTTCAAGTATCACCTATTTGCCATGCCTGGATGAATCTT GTGTTTTTGATGTGTTAGCATACACTGATACAGATGTGGCAGTTCCATTCACTTGGATTGAGAGTGATCCAAAACTGATTGAAAATCCGCAAATGGTGAAATTGCATTCCTTCGATACTAAG ATTCACAAGGTTGACACACTTGTATCATACAAGAATGACGAATGGGACGAGCAGTAG